The following proteins are encoded in a genomic region of Rattus rattus isolate New Zealand chromosome 2, Rrattus_CSIRO_v1, whole genome shotgun sequence:
- the Eif3k gene encoding eukaryotic translation initiation factor 3 subunit K — MALFEQMRANVGKLLKGIDRYNPENLATLERYVETQAKENAYDLEANLAVLKLYQFNPAFFQTTVTAQILLKALTNLPHTDFTLCKCMIDQAHQEERPIRQILYLGDLLETCHFQAFWQALDENMDLLEGITGFEDSVRKFICHVVGITYQHIDRWLLAEMLGDLTDNQLRVWMSKYGWSADESGQVFICSQEESIKPKNIVEKIDFDSVSSIMASSQ, encoded by the exons ATGGCGTTGTTTGAGCAGATGAGAGCAAACGTGGGCAAGTTGCTCAAGGGTATCGACAG GTACAATCCCGAGAACTTGGCTACCCTGGAGCGGTATGTGGAGACACAGGCCAAGGAGAATGCCTATGATCTGGAAGCCAACCTGGCCGTCCTGAAACT GTACCAGTTCAACCCAGCCTTCTTCCAGACCACAGTCACTGCCCAGATTCTGCTGAAAGCCCTCACCAACCTGCCCCACACCGACTTTACTCTGTGCAAATGTATGATCGACCAGGCACAC CAAGAAGAGCGGCCCATCCGACAGATCTTGTACCTCGGGGACCTGCTGGAAACCTGCCACTTTCAAGCCTTCTGG caagccctggatgaGAACATGGACCTCCTGGAAGGCATAACTGGCTTTGAAGACTCTGTCCGAAAAT TTATCTGCCATGTCGTGGGCATCACCTACCAGCATATCGACCGCTGGCTGCTGGCCGAGATGCTCGGAGACCTGACTG ACAACCAGCTGAGGGTGTGGATGAGCAAGTACGGCTGGAGCGCGGACGAGTCAGGGCAGGTCTTCATCTGCAGCCAGGAGGAGAGCATTAAGCCCAAGAACATCGTGGAGAAGATCGACTTTGACA GTGTGTCCAGCATCATGGCCTCCTCCCAGTAA